DNA from Pelodiscus sinensis isolate JC-2024 unplaced genomic scaffold, ASM4963464v1 ctg192, whole genome shotgun sequence:
tgtgctcacggcgggctggcctgtggctgctcccacggggggcgctgtgctcacggcgggctggcctgtggctgctcccacggggggcgctgtgctcacggcgggctggcctgtggctgctcccacggggggcgctgtgcccacggcgggctgggctccggctgctcccacggggggcgctgtgcccacggcgggctgggctccgcctgctcccacggggggcgctgtgcccatggcgggctgggctccgcctgctcccacggggggcgctgtgcccacggcgggctgggctccggctgctcccacggggggcgctgtgctcacggcgggctgggctccggctgctcccacagggggcgctgtgctcacggcgggctgggctccggctgctcccacggGGGGTGCTGTGCCCACGGCAGGCTGGCCTgtggctgctcccacagggggcgctgtgcccacggcgggctgggctccggctgctcccacggggggcgctgtgcccacggcgggctgggctccggctgctcccacagggggcgctgtgctcacggcgggctgggctccggctgctcccatggggggcgctgtgcccacggcgggctgggctccggctgctcccacagggggcgctgtgcccacggcgggctgggctccggctgctcccacagggggcgctgtgctcatggcgggctggcctgtggctgctcccacggggggcgctgtgcccacggcgggctgggctccggctgctcccacagggggcgctgtgctcacggcgggctgggctccggctgctcccacagggggcgctgtgctcatgGCGGGCTGGCCTATGGCTGCTCCCacggggggcgctgtgcccacggcgggctgggctccggctgctcccacagggggcgctgtgcccacggcgggctgggctccggctgctcccacgggggggcgctgtgctcacggcgggctgggctccggctgctcccacagggggcgctgtgctcacggcgggctgggctccggctgctcccacggGGGGTGCTGTGCCCACGGCAGGCTGGCCTgtggctgctcccacagggggcgctgtgcccacggcgggctgggctccggctgctcccacggggggcgctgtgcccacggcgggctgggctccggctgctcccacagggggcgctgtgctcacggcgggctgggctccggctgctcccacagggggcgctgtgctcacggcgggctggcctgtggctgctcccacagggggcgctgtgcccatggcgggctgggctccggctgctcccacagggggcgctgtgctcacggcgggctggcctgtggctgctcccacagggggcgctgtgcccacggcgggctgggctccgcctgctcccacggggggcgctgagctcacggcgggctgggctccgcctgctcccacggggggcgctgtgcccacggcgggctgggctccggctgctcccacagggggcgctgtgctcacggcgagctgggctccggctgctcccacagggggcgctgtgctcacggcgggctgggctccggctgctcccacagggggcgctgtgcccacggcgggctggcctgtggctgctcccatagggggcgctgtgcccgcggcgggctgggctccggctgctcccacagggggcgctgtgcccacggcgggctgggctccggctgctcccacagggggcgctgtgcccacggcaggctgggctccggctgctcccacagggggcgctgtgctcacggcaggctgggctccggctgctcccacagggggcgctgtgcccacggcaggctgggctccggctgctcccacagggggcgctgtgcccacggcgggctggcctgtggctgctcccacagggggcgctgtgctcacggcgggctgggctccgcctgctcccacagggggcgctgtgctcacggcgggctggcctgtggctgctcccacagggggcgctgtgctcacggcgggctgggctccggctgctcccacagggggcgctgtggggcggggcaggggcggagctGGCGGTGGCAGTCCCTGGGTGCCACGTGGTGCagtcgccccgccccccgggcggaAGTGCTGGCGAAATGGCTCCGCCCGCAGTCGAGATGGCGCCCCGGCAGCCGGAAGTGGCGCTGCCGGGCGGAAGCGGGCGGCACGTGGGCCCCGCGTGCGGCGCAGCAGGGCGATGGGCAAGGCCGGGCGGCTCCGCTCGGGGGCGGCGCGCGGGCTCCAGCGCTGGCGCAAGGGCCACAGCAGCGAGAGCAACCCCGCGGGCCGCCGCCACCGCCGCGCCGCGCGCCCCCGCCTCGGCCGCGCGCCCGACggtgggtgggggctgggctgtggcggggctgtggcggggccgggcggggggggggctggtctggtcgggggggcggggggggctgggctgtggcggggccggtcggggggggcggggggggctgggctggtcgggggggcggggggggctgggctgtggcgggGCCGgtcggggggggcgggagggggctggtctggtcgggggggcggggggggctgggctgtggcggggccgggcggggggagcgggggggctgggctgtggcggggccgggcggggggagcgggggggctgggctgtggcgggGCCGgtcggggggggcgggagggggctggtctggtcgggggggcgggggggggctgggctgtggcgggGCCGgtcgcagggggcgggggggggctggtctggtcgggggggctgggctgtggcggggccgggcggggggagcgggggggctgggctgtggcgggGCCGGTCGCAGGGGGCGGAGGGTGccttggggctgctgctgggggggccgGCGCCCTGCCCCGTagcactgggagctgcagagatCAGGAGCCTGGGCTCAGGGTCTGGCCGGGATCCTGCCCGGGGCTGCGCTGGCCGGGGGAAGGCGATGCgaggccgggccgggcagtgGTCCCTGGACTGAGAAACGCAGGGACACGTGGGTGCAGGGGGTGTTAAATATCGATTCGTTGGCTACTCGATAGTTGGTGCCACTTGCGTTGACTGTTCGGTTAGTTGCGAAGGCGCCTCCGGCCTCCCAGGCGTAGCGACAGCTCCAGGGCTGCTGCTAGACTtggaaggcgaaagcgctgcggggagcctggggccagcggggactcaagcagcccccccccggccccagctcCCTTCTGGCGGCAGCGCTGCGTGGGGTCAGCGGGGCGTCCCCTGCTGGCTCCGGACTCCacacggcgctgccgctttgaagcaccccccacccccggctcttTGGGCTGGGGAAGCGACTGGTCGTTCACGTCCCTCGTACTGGCGTGGGAGGCCGCTGGCCCCCCAGCTTCGAAAGGGCGTGCCTGGGGCGCGGACCGGcccgggcctggactgcctggggCGCGGACCGGcccgggcctggactgcctggggCGCGGACCGGcccgggcctggactgcctggggCGTGGACCAGcccgggcctggactgcctggggCGCGGACCGGcccgggcctggactgcctggggCGCGGACCGGcccgggcctggactgcctggggCGCGGACCGGcccgggcctggactgcctggggCGTGGACCAGcccgggcctggactgcctggggCGCGGACCGGcccgggcctggactgcctggggCGCGGACCGGcccgggcctggactgcctggggCGCGGACCGGcccgggcctggactgcctggggCGCGGACCGGcccgggcctggactgcctggggCGCGGACCGGcccgggcctggactgcctggggCGCGGACCGGcccgggcctggactgcctggggCGCGGACCGGcccgggcctggactgcctggggCGCGGACCGGcccgggcctggactgcctggggCGCGGACCGGcccgggcctggactgcctggggCGCGGACCGGcccgggcctggactgcctggggTGTCTGTACCCAGGAGAGCAGCTTTGTAGACCCTGCTCAGTGGCTCTGGGCCAGGGTTCGAGTTCTCCCAGCTGGGATCTCTGGTCCAGGGGCCGTGAAAGACGCGTGACCAGGCCCGTGGGGGCCCGTGTTCGtgcctggcagtggtggggagggcggggagcgCAGGGATCCTATCGCCAGCCCTGAGCGTGTCTGTCCTGCAGAGAGGAGCAACCTGACGGTGGATGCCCTGAAGCTGCACAATGAGCTGCAGTCGGGGGCCGTGTGCTCGGGGCGGGTGGGCCAGGGCGCCCAGCCCTGCATGGAGGAGGACGGCGATGGAGCCGCTGTCACTGAGAAGTCCGCGGGCACCTTCCTGAGCGGCTTGACTGACTGCACCAACGTCACCTTCAGCAAGGTGCAGCGCTTCTGGGCCTCCAACTCCGCCTCCCACAAAGAGGTAGGTGCAGGGCACTCAGCTGGGGAGACTGGCATTTGCTCTGGGGGCTCTCCGGGGCCTTCCTGAGTCTgttgcccctgccctggcccggcgCCGTGGGgcggcgtgttctggggctgggctctagccccctgccctggcccggcgCCGTGGGGCGGTGTGTTCTGGGGCTGGGCTCttgcctcctgccctggcccggcGCCGTGGGGCGGTGTGTTCTGGGGCTGGGctcttgccccctgccctggcccggcgCCGTGGGgcggcgtgttctggggctgggctcttgccccctgccctggcccggcgCCGTGGGgcggcgtgttctggggctgggctcttgccccctgccctggcccggcgCCGTGGGgcggcgtgttctggggctggtctcttgccccctgccctggcccggcgCCGTGGGgcggcgtgttctggggctgggctcttgccccctgccctggcccggcgccgtggggcggggtgttctggggctgggctcttgccccctgccctggcccggcgccgtggggcggggtgttctggggctgggctcttgccccctgccctggcccggcgCCGTGGGgcggcgtgttctggggctgggctcttgccccctgccctggcccggcgCCGTGGGGCGGCGTGTTCAGGGGCTGGGctcttgccccctgccctggcccggcgCCGTGGGGCGGCGTGTTCAGGGGCCGGGCTCTTGCCCCCTGCCTTGGCCCGGCGCCTTGGCCCGGCGTGTTCAGGGGCCGGGctcttgccccctgccctggccgggCGGCGTGTTCTGGGGCCAGGCCTGTGACCCGCGGTGCTCTCTGCAGATCTGCGCGGTGCTGGCCGCGGTGACGGAGGTGATCCGCGCGCAGGGTGGCACGGAGAGCGAGACGGAGTACTTCGCTGCGCTGGTGAGTGGCCgcgtgcgtgggggcagggctgggctgggaggcgggggtgGCCCGGACTGTGCCCTGTGCTGGGGGCTCTGGTAGGGCCTGACTCCTCCCTCTGCACTGGGTTGtgccagggatgctggggggccgggggcggaggtgTCGGTGAAGGGCCCTGGCAGCATGGCTTTGGCTAGGAGTGCCAGGTGCTGACACCCCCCGTGCGGGTCTGGGCCAGGCTGCGACAGACCGTAGGGGCGGGCTGGGgagctgagggcagctcctggagcagcccccttgctCACCCGCCTGTGCTGCCAGATGACGACGCTGGAGGCTGTGGAGTCGCCCGAGTCGCTGGCCGCTGTCGCCTACCTGCTCAACCTGGTGCTGAAGCGgtgagtcccctcccccaccccacagggctcgcagccggggggcaggctggggggttgTGTGAGTAGATGGTGGCGGGGGCTGGAGTCATCTGGCTAGCTGAGGGGGTGTCTGGATGGATGGGGGAGCGGGCATCTTAACAGGGGGCTGTGAGCCCAGGGGGCCGTGCGGCCCCCGGTGTCTCCTGGCCCGGCCCCAGCTCGGCGCTCGGGGGACCTGTTGGCCCATGTAGGCGGATCCCACTCACCCAGcgctgtgtgggggcagggcgagacCCTGGGTCTCCAGGCCGCGGGCGGAGGCCGTGTGGTCCCCCACAGTCTCCCGTTGCCGGGCCCCCAGCCGCGCTGAgaccctcccctctgtgcccgcAGGGTGCCGGGGCCCGTGCTCATAAAGAAGTTCTCGGACGTCTCCAAAGTGTTCATGGGCATCATGGCCTCGCAGGCCGGCAGCGGCCCCTCCTCCGCCCTGCGGTGGGTGAGTGCCTCCGAGGGGCTGGGCGGCGGGGCcctggggggctggctcgggcTCCCAGCACAGGCCCGTCCCTTGGGGCTGAGCCTGGGAGGCAGGTGGTGTCCCCCGGGGTTCTGCCCTTCCTAGAGGAGGGTGCGGGGGAAGGGCAGCCGGACTCAGGGCCGTGACCCCGATACCAGACATCTCTCCCCGCAGGTCCTCTCGTGCCTGGCCACGCTGCTGCGGAAGCAGGACCTGGCCGCCTGGAGCTGCCCCCTCACGATGCAGGTTTACCACGGCTTGCTCAGCTTCACGGTCCACGCCAAGCCCAAGGTGAGCCCGGGGGGGCCGTG
Protein-coding regions in this window:
- the LOC142825729 gene encoding RRP12-like protein is translated as MGKAGRLRSGAARGLQRWRKGHSSESNPAGRRHRRAARPRLGRAPDERSNLTVDALKLHNELQSGAVCSGRVGQGAQPCMEEDGDGAAVTEKSAGTFLSGLTDCTNVTFSKVQRFWASNSASHKEICAVLAAVTEVIRAQGGTESETEYFAALMTTLEAVESPESLAAVAYLLNLVLKRVPGPVLIKKFSDVSKVFMGIMASQAGSGPSSALRWVLSCLATLLRKQDLAAWSCPLTMQVYHGLLSFTVHAKPKVSPGGPWPSWLTRSSAGGARARQRGGAGDGLEAGRAMEPASGGCPRHPRSQAGVTHAAPLDPPFCWVTAGSPVG